The window ATAACGGCGTCGAACCTCGAAAGGTCGTCCTCTTGGTGCCACACGAACTCGCACCCTTCGCCGAGAACGTGCTTTACGGCGTGGTAGCAGTCGTGGTCGCAATTGGACCCGGGGAATACTATGACGGCGAACCTATACATTCTTTTCTTCCACCTTGACGTCGAAGTTCTCTATAACGGGGTTCGACAGCAGCTTCCGGCACATTTCGGTCACACGCTCTTCCACGTTTCCCGAGTCGCCGTCCTTTATCGTGAGCTCGATGAGCTTCCCGATGCGGGCGTCCTCTACCTCGCTGAACCCGAGGTTACGAAGCGCCGACAGGACGGACTTCCCCTGCGGGTCGAGGACGACGGGCTTTAACTTCACTTCCACCTTAACTTTATATTCTTTCATGAATTCCGGCTCTCTTTTCGATCCTTTATTTATTCTCCAGGAGGAGCGCGGCGAGCCTTTCGAGCTCGTCCGTGGAGTAGTAATCTATCTCGATTCTGCCCCTGCCGTTATTATATACGATTCTCACCTTGGTGCTGAGGGCGCGCTTGAACTCGTCGGCCAGGCTGCGGATAAAGGGGTCTTCCTCCTT is drawn from Thermodesulfobacteriota bacterium and contains these coding sequences:
- the purS gene encoding phosphoribosylformylglycinamidine synthase subunit PurS; this encodes MKEYKVKVEVKLKPVVLDPQGKSVLSALRNLGFSEVEDARIGKLIELTIKDGDSGNVEERVTEMCRKLLSNPVIENFDVKVEEKNV